In the Paenibacillus sp. FSL H7-0357 genome, one interval contains:
- a CDS encoding serine hydrolase domain-containing protein yields MSQQLSLLHTPNNPAPVIAAARPDDTGTCPLRLEKAHQAVTKEYPKMHSMLVVRHGQLIFERYYGGYHAGMLNDLRSATKSFLSLLIGIAIGKGHIPGVHSFVAEALQRYLPPRCSPQLSEITLRHLLTMTSGFRWITGKKLGEPLVRNLQRSRRWTSYALSLPIDHENIGQFQYRSSDSHLISVMLSGFSGLDAYSYAREHLFGPLDIHHTAWLPSPEGHSMGHIGLYLTSRDLAKVGMVLLGGGLYKGQQMIPQNWLEDAFTAQTPGYPAYGNYGYQFWNGMMSSQPYVLAHGHGGQQLLLLPKLDAAVIFTAESAVSRWKHPRRLVEQYIIPAMEL; encoded by the coding sequence ATGAGCCAGCAGCTGTCTTTACTACACACACCTAACAACCCGGCACCCGTTATAGCAGCAGCCCGTCCGGATGACACCGGAACCTGCCCTCTTCGACTGGAGAAGGCCCATCAGGCAGTTACGAAAGAATATCCCAAAATGCATAGTATGCTTGTCGTCCGCCACGGGCAACTGATATTTGAACGGTATTACGGGGGATATCATGCCGGAATGCTGAATGATCTTCGTTCGGCCACCAAAAGCTTCCTCTCTCTTCTTATCGGCATTGCCATCGGCAAAGGCCATATTCCGGGAGTCCACTCCTTTGTAGCCGAAGCGCTTCAGAGATATCTGCCGCCCCGCTGCTCTCCGCAGCTTTCGGAAATTACGCTGCGCCACCTGCTGACCATGACCTCCGGCTTCAGGTGGATTACCGGCAAGAAGCTCGGAGAACCGCTCGTACGTAATCTGCAGCGCAGCCGACGCTGGACTTCTTACGCTCTTAGCCTGCCCATTGATCATGAAAATATTGGGCAGTTTCAATACCGCAGCAGCGACTCGCATCTAATTTCGGTTATGCTGAGCGGATTCTCAGGGCTGGACGCTTACAGCTATGCCAGAGAGCATCTGTTTGGACCGCTGGACATTCACCACACCGCCTGGCTGCCCAGTCCTGAAGGGCACAGCATGGGCCATATCGGCTTATACCTGACCTCGCGTGATCTGGCTAAAGTCGGTATGGTCCTGCTGGGCGGCGGCCTTTACAAAGGACAGCAGATGATCCCGCAGAATTGGCTGGAAGATGCGTTCACAGCCCAGACCCCCGGATATCCGGCCTACGGTAATTACGGGTATCAATTCTGGAACGGCATGATGAGCAGCCAGCCCTACGTGCTGGCTCATGGACACGGGGGCCAGCAGCTATTGCTGCTGCCGAAGCTGGACGCCGCCGTTATATTCACCGCCGAGAGCGCGGTCAGCCGGTGGAAGCACCCCCGCAGACTGGTTGAACAATACATTATACCGGCGATGGAGCTTTAG
- a CDS encoding diacylglycerol/lipid kinase family protein yields MYLLIINPRSGGGAGQRTWHTVEGMLHSRGIPHEPLFTQNADRAETQVLGALARRDDWRAAIVIGGDGTIHSVLGALRRRGVPLAVIPAGSGNDTARGFGIPLATEAALEAALQDRCLEADLLSGAGGLTLTAVASGFDAQVAVNVNNSFYKRLCNAIGAGQLAYIIGILHTLMTFKPCRVSVTCDGKEQAFDKAWLVSICNLPSYGGGLLICPQAEADDGLLDVCVVHGCSRMQVLRLFPTLLKGTHVALPFVTMLRGHSVAVHFAQARHAIGDGEALGTAPLAVRCEPGALRVLSPLAAVREQGAAGPCQASV; encoded by the coding sequence ATGTACTTATTGATCATAAATCCCCGTTCCGGCGGCGGAGCAGGCCAGCGGACATGGCACACGGTCGAAGGGATGCTGCATTCACGCGGCATCCCTCATGAGCCCTTGTTCACGCAAAACGCCGACCGCGCCGAAACCCAGGTGCTTGGGGCGCTCGCCCGGCGCGACGACTGGCGCGCCGCCATCGTCATCGGCGGCGACGGCACGATCCATAGCGTGCTGGGCGCGCTGCGGCGCAGAGGCGTGCCGCTGGCCGTCATTCCCGCCGGCTCCGGCAATGACACGGCACGCGGCTTCGGCATCCCGCTGGCCACAGAGGCCGCGCTGGAGGCTGCGCTGCAGGACCGCTGCCTCGAAGCCGATCTGCTCTCGGGGGCGGGCGGCCTCACCCTGACCGCCGTAGCCAGCGGCTTCGATGCACAGGTAGCCGTAAATGTGAACAACAGCTTCTACAAACGGCTGTGCAACGCCATCGGCGCCGGACAGCTGGCCTATATCATCGGCATTCTGCATACGCTGATGACCTTCAAGCCCTGCCGGGTGAGCGTAACCTGCGACGGGAAGGAGCAGGCTTTCGATAAAGCCTGGCTTGTCTCGATCTGCAACCTGCCAAGCTATGGCGGCGGGCTGCTGATCTGCCCGCAGGCGGAGGCCGATGACGGCCTGCTCGACGTCTGCGTCGTGCACGGCTGCAGCCGCATGCAGGTGCTGCGGCTGTTCCCGACGCTGCTGAAGGGCACGCATGTTGCGCTGCCCTTCGTGACGATGCTGCGCGGGCACAGCGTAGCTGTCCACTTCGCGCAGGCCCGCCATGCCATCGGCGACGGCGAGGCCCTCGGCACGGCGCCGCTGGCCGTGCGCTGCGAGCCGGGCGCGCTGCGCGTGCTCTCGCCGCTGGCGGCGGTCCGCGAACAAGGCGCGGCGGGCCCTTGCCAGGCAAGCGTGTAG
- a CDS encoding cytochrome C oxidase subunit IV family protein, protein MATEQRSPDSAVKHRHRQEGPQRHIVVFIFSVILTLIAFAAVAAGGVNATFAVILLLVMAVLQVFLQMGFWMHLKDKGHLIPILFMLGGFFIAGTCIIMALYWVWWD, encoded by the coding sequence ATGGCGACAGAACAGCGTTCTCCGGATAGCGCGGTGAAGCACCGCCACCGGCAGGAAGGGCCGCAGCGGCATATCGTGGTGTTTATCTTCTCTGTTATTCTGACGCTGATTGCCTTCGCAGCTGTTGCGGCCGGAGGAGTCAACGCGACCTTTGCCGTGATTCTGCTGCTGGTCATGGCCGTTCTGCAGGTTTTTCTGCAGATGGGCTTCTGGATGCATCTGAAGGACAAGGGACATTTGATACCGATTCTATTTATGCTGGGCGGCTTTTTTATCGCCGGAACCTGCATTATCATGGCACTGTATTGGGTTTGGTGGGATTAA
- a CDS encoding DUF4870 domain-containing protein, whose translation MSPFRSSTGLPDHIAAALCYFFPFIGGIVFLALEKRSRFVLFHALQSLIAFGTLMIVHVLSGFIPLLGALVAALISLCSFAVWLLMIYHALGGRWYKLPWAGEIAESQLRQL comes from the coding sequence TTGTCCCCTTTCAGATCTTCCACCGGACTGCCTGACCATATTGCCGCCGCCCTATGCTACTTCTTCCCCTTTATTGGGGGCATCGTTTTTCTGGCCCTGGAGAAACGCAGCCGCTTCGTGCTCTTTCATGCGTTGCAGTCGCTGATCGCCTTCGGGACACTGATGATTGTCCATGTCCTCAGCGGCTTCATTCCGCTGCTCGGCGCTCTCGTCGCCGCTTTAATTTCCCTTTGCAGCTTCGCCGTATGGCTTCTCATGATCTACCATGCTTTGGGCGGAAGATGGTATAAGCTTCCCTGGGCAGGGGAGATCGCTGAAAGCCAGCTCCGTCAGTTGTAG
- a CDS encoding cytochrome (ubi)quinol oxidase subunit III, which produces MTTAHAEASKGTLPHEPEKATAEGRNKVLAFWLFLGGEAVLFGTLFATFLALRNQTNDGPSANELFHLPLVAAATFLLLVSSLTSVFAIQAMHRNQPALLRNWLLVTVVLGAAFLGLEIYEFSEYIRHEKFGMTTSAFSSAFYTLVGFHGAHVAFGIVWIAVLIGQLSYKGLTVVTAPKIYVSAMYWHFIDVVWVFIFTVVYLLGKVG; this is translated from the coding sequence ATGACAACGGCACATGCTGAAGCTTCAAAAGGCACTCTCCCGCACGAACCGGAAAAGGCAACGGCGGAAGGCCGCAACAAAGTGCTGGCCTTCTGGTTGTTCCTTGGTGGAGAAGCGGTGCTTTTCGGCACCTTGTTCGCTACGTTCCTGGCGCTGCGAAACCAGACGAATGACGGTCCGTCTGCGAACGAATTGTTCCATCTGCCGCTGGTTGCCGCCGCAACCTTCCTGCTGCTGGTGAGCAGCCTGACGAGCGTATTCGCCATTCAGGCGATGCACCGGAACCAGCCTGCCTTGCTGCGGAACTGGCTGCTGGTTACTGTAGTGCTTGGCGCGGCCTTTCTCGGGCTGGAAATCTACGAATTCAGCGAGTATATAAGACACGAGAAATTCGGGATGACTACCAGTGCATTCAGCTCGGCGTTCTATACACTGGTCGGGTTCCACGGTGCTCACGTTGCTTTCGGGATTGTGTGGATCGCTGTGCTGATCGGGCAGCTGAGCTATAAAGGGCTGACGGTGGTTACGGCACCAAAAATTTATGTGTCCGCGATGTACTGGCATTTTATCGATGTGGTATGGGTGTTTATCTTCACGGTTGTTTACCTGCTCGGAAAGGTGGGTTAG
- a CDS encoding DUF420 domain-containing protein, with product MDIFTLFPTISTSFIVISALLVAIGWRQIIKGKREAHKKTMIAAAVAAILFFIVYVSRTAFVGNTSWGGPADLSTLYHIFLIFHIVLATVAAVFGITTLTLGFKAQFAKHRKWGRVTAVIWFITAITGVAVYVLLYIFYPGGHTKPVWQIILGA from the coding sequence ATGGATATTTTCACATTGTTTCCAACGATCAGCACATCTTTCATCGTAATCAGCGCGTTGCTGGTGGCGATTGGCTGGAGACAAATCATTAAGGGCAAGCGCGAAGCGCACAAGAAGACAATGATTGCCGCCGCTGTTGCTGCCATCTTGTTTTTCATTGTGTACGTGTCCAGAACGGCATTCGTAGGCAACACATCCTGGGGTGGACCGGCCGATTTGTCGACGCTCTACCACATCTTTCTGATTTTCCATATCGTGCTGGCGACGGTAGCCGCCGTATTCGGCATCACTACGCTGACGCTGGGCTTCAAGGCTCAATTTGCCAAACACCGGAAATGGGGAAGAGTGACTGCTGTCATCTGGTTTATTACTGCTATTACGGGTGTCGCTGTGTATGTGCTGCTGTACATCTTTTATCCGGGCGGGCACACAAAGCCGGTCTGGCAAATTATTTTAGGTGCCTGA
- the coxB gene encoding cytochrome c oxidase subunit II has product MMKTWQAGKRLLPMTATLGLILAGCGRQDLSVLRPQGPAAESSFGLMKLSITIMIVVLLIVFAIAAYVLIRYRRKPGQHEIPEQVEGSFKLEVLWTVIPLILVIVLAVPTVQAVFAAGDDHSDDKNAVKVKVTGHQYWWEFEYPDYGVTTAQDLVIPAGVDIAFELTTKDVLHSFWVPSLSGKIDTNPDGSTNHFSFSAPNEGVYRGKCAELCGPSHGFMEFKVKSVSKDAFTAWIASMKAPAVMPEDPALAEKFKSACLTCHAVGDMVGSNGPSLTGIGSRESVAGILLNDDTGVDGAPILENLKTWLHDPQSVKPGNRMPDPKELGLSDEEIDGIAEYLAGYTLE; this is encoded by the coding sequence ATGATGAAAACGTGGCAGGCTGGTAAACGGCTTCTTCCCATGACGGCAACGCTTGGACTCATTCTCGCAGGATGCGGGCGGCAGGACTTGTCGGTGCTCAGACCGCAGGGACCTGCAGCGGAAAGCTCGTTCGGACTCATGAAGCTGTCGATTACCATCATGATTGTCGTGCTGCTGATCGTCTTTGCCATTGCGGCCTACGTGCTTATCCGTTACCGCAGGAAACCGGGCCAGCATGAGATCCCTGAACAGGTGGAAGGCAGCTTCAAGCTTGAAGTGCTGTGGACGGTCATCCCGCTGATCCTTGTAATTGTGCTGGCGGTTCCGACCGTGCAGGCGGTGTTTGCCGCAGGAGATGATCATTCGGATGATAAGAATGCAGTTAAGGTCAAGGTGACCGGCCACCAATACTGGTGGGAATTCGAATACCCCGATTACGGTGTGACAACGGCGCAGGATCTGGTGATTCCTGCGGGCGTGGATATCGCCTTTGAGCTGACTACAAAGGATGTGCTGCACTCCTTCTGGGTACCTTCTCTCTCCGGAAAAATCGATACCAACCCGGACGGGTCAACGAACCATTTCAGCTTCAGTGCGCCAAATGAAGGCGTTTACCGCGGCAAATGCGCAGAGCTGTGTGGTCCTTCCCACGGATTTATGGAATTTAAAGTGAAGTCGGTCAGCAAGGATGCGTTCACGGCATGGATTGCTTCCATGAAAGCCCCGGCAGTGATGCCTGAAGATCCGGCGCTTGCGGAAAAGTTCAAGTCCGCGTGCCTGACCTGCCACGCAGTGGGTGATATGGTAGGCAGCAACGGTCCGTCCCTCACCGGGATCGGGTCCCGCGAGTCGGTGGCTGGTATCCTGCTGAACGACGACACAGGTGTCGACGGAGCGCCGATCCTGGAGAATCTTAAGACCTGGCTGCATGATCCGCAAAGCGTCAAGCCGGGCAACCGGATGCCTGACCCCAAGGAATTGGGACTCAGTGATGAAGAGATTGACGGAATTGCCGAATATCTGGCCGGCTACACGCTGGAATAA
- the ctaD gene encoding cytochrome c oxidase subunit I, with translation MDWITTVDHKKIAILYLWAGGIFFGIGGLEAILIRIQLIKPMNTFLDAQTFNELITMHGTTMIFLGVMPVIFALMNAVIPLQIGARDVAFPFLNALGFWTFLFGGILLNLSWIMGGAPDAGWTAYTPLSSSSYSTTHGVDFYTIGLQIAGLGTLIGGINFLATIITMRAPGMSFMRMPMFAWATFITSAIILFAFPAVTVGLVLLTFDRILGANFFETSGGGNPVLWQHIFWIFGHPEVYILILPAFGIISEVIPTFSRKRLFGYSSMVFATILIAFLGFMVWAHHMFTTGLGPVANALFSVSTMLIAVPTGIKIFNWLFTMWGGQVRFTTPNLFAVGFIPTFTMGGVTGVMLASAPADFQFHDTYFVVAHFHYVIVGGLVLGLFAGLHYWWPKMFGRMLSEHLGKWTFWTFIIGFHMTFFVQHFLGLMGMQRRVFTYLPNQQFDLLNLISTIGAGLMGVGMLFFLANVFITSRKPADAADDPWEDGRTLEWTISSPPPEYNFKQTPLVRGLDAFWKEKTAGHKGMTPSEPVGSIHMPSATVHPFLMSVGIFIAGLGFMFSRDDFGNSFMSFLFNNYIVTALGLLITFGSMLMRSLFDDHGWHIEPEELEGR, from the coding sequence ATGGACTGGATCACCACCGTCGATCATAAGAAGATTGCAATTTTGTACCTTTGGGCCGGAGGGATCTTTTTTGGCATCGGCGGGCTGGAGGCCATTCTGATCCGCATCCAGCTGATCAAGCCGATGAATACCTTTCTGGATGCCCAGACCTTTAACGAATTGATTACGATGCACGGGACAACGATGATTTTTCTCGGGGTCATGCCGGTCATCTTCGCGTTGATGAATGCGGTTATCCCGCTGCAGATCGGTGCGCGCGACGTAGCTTTTCCTTTTCTGAATGCGCTTGGCTTCTGGACGTTTCTGTTCGGCGGCATTCTGCTTAATCTCAGCTGGATTATGGGGGGAGCGCCCGATGCCGGCTGGACCGCTTATACCCCACTATCCTCCAGCTCCTACAGCACCACCCACGGGGTGGATTTCTACACGATCGGCTTGCAGATTGCCGGGTTAGGCACACTAATCGGCGGCATTAACTTCCTGGCTACGATCATTACGATGCGGGCTCCGGGAATGTCATTTATGCGGATGCCGATGTTCGCCTGGGCCACCTTTATCACTTCCGCTATTATCCTGTTCGCTTTTCCCGCAGTTACAGTAGGGCTTGTGCTGCTCACCTTCGACCGGATTCTCGGCGCCAATTTCTTCGAGACCAGCGGCGGCGGCAATCCGGTGCTCTGGCAGCATATTTTTTGGATCTTTGGTCATCCCGAAGTGTATATTCTGATTCTTCCGGCCTTCGGCATCATCTCCGAGGTCATCCCGACGTTCTCGCGTAAGCGGCTGTTCGGGTACAGCTCCATGGTCTTCGCGACGATCCTGATCGCCTTCCTTGGCTTCATGGTCTGGGCGCATCATATGTTCACCACCGGCCTCGGACCGGTAGCGAACGCCTTGTTCTCTGTATCCACGATGCTGATCGCCGTTCCGACAGGAATTAAAATTTTCAATTGGCTGTTCACGATGTGGGGCGGGCAAGTACGCTTTACCACTCCGAATTTATTCGCGGTCGGCTTTATTCCAACCTTCACCATGGGCGGGGTTACAGGTGTCATGCTGGCTTCTGCTCCTGCCGATTTTCAGTTTCATGACACGTATTTTGTCGTTGCCCATTTCCACTATGTAATTGTCGGCGGCCTGGTGCTCGGCTTATTCGCGGGCCTGCATTATTGGTGGCCTAAAATGTTCGGAAGAATGCTCAGCGAACACCTGGGCAAATGGACCTTCTGGACCTTTATCATCGGGTTTCACATGACCTTTTTTGTACAGCATTTTCTGGGGCTTATGGGGATGCAGCGCCGCGTATTTACGTATTTGCCGAATCAGCAATTCGACCTGCTAAATTTGATCAGTACGATCGGGGCAGGGCTTATGGGTGTGGGGATGCTGTTTTTCCTGGCCAATGTCTTCATCACTTCCAGAAAGCCGGCAGATGCGGCGGATGATCCGTGGGAAGACGGGCGGACGCTGGAATGGACCATTTCCTCACCGCCTCCGGAATACAATTTCAAGCAAACGCCGCTGGTGCGCGGTCTGGATGCTTTCTGGAAGGAAAAAACAGCCGGGCACAAGGGCATGACGCCATCCGAACCGGTAGGCTCCATTCATATGCCTTCAGCGACGGTGCACCCGTTCCTGATGTCGGTTGGTATCTTTATTGCCGGACTTGGCTTTATGTTCAGCCGTGATGATTTTGGCAACAGCTTTATGAGTTTTCTCTTTAATAACTATATCGTTACGGCGCTGGGTCTTCTGATAACCTTCGGGTCGATGCTGATGCGCTCGCTCTTTGATGATCATGGCTGGCATATCGAACCCGAAGAGCTGGAAGGAAGGTGA
- the ctaG gene encoding cytochrome c oxidase assembly factor CtaG, which yields MLGLQYFSFEDLWSPLFLAVLLLLTAGYFVLIGPLAGRFSGASAVPIWRRGLFLSGMLALYLAQGGPVSLLGHIFFSFHMVSMALSYLVAVPLIMLGIPDWVWRTFLKVNPLRRFAFLAQPVVAALLFNGLFSLYHIPVVHDYVMLHFTVHRLYYGLLFLTSVLMWWNLINPLPEYRKLGGLGQVGFIFLNMVLLTPACGLIIFAGSPLYATYSDPDTWARAMGYCVSGNPASLLQTFGGPAFFGWLSPKVDQQVGGIAMKFIQEFIFASMLAYVFYHWYKKENGQDDAEVSAPSAEPGDGYLKYKEG from the coding sequence ATGCTGGGATTACAATATTTCAGCTTTGAGGATTTGTGGAGTCCGCTTTTTCTGGCGGTCCTGCTGCTGCTGACGGCTGGATATTTCGTATTGATCGGTCCGCTTGCCGGTCGGTTCTCCGGTGCTTCGGCAGTTCCTATATGGCGCAGGGGGCTGTTTCTTAGCGGAATGTTGGCTCTTTACCTTGCGCAGGGCGGTCCGGTCAGCCTGCTGGGCCATATCTTCTTTTCCTTCCATATGGTCAGTATGGCGCTGTCCTATCTGGTGGCAGTGCCGCTGATTATGCTCGGGATTCCGGATTGGGTCTGGCGTACTTTTCTTAAGGTGAACCCACTGCGGCGTTTTGCCTTTCTGGCACAGCCGGTGGTGGCGGCCCTTCTGTTCAACGGACTGTTCTCGCTCTACCATATTCCAGTGGTTCATGATTACGTGATGCTGCATTTTACAGTTCACCGGCTCTATTACGGCCTGCTTTTTCTGACCTCTGTGCTCATGTGGTGGAATCTGATAAATCCTCTGCCGGAGTACCGGAAACTTGGCGGCCTGGGTCAGGTAGGCTTTATCTTCCTGAATATGGTGCTGCTGACACCGGCCTGCGGGCTGATTATTTTTGCGGGGTCTCCATTATATGCCACGTACAGTGATCCCGACACCTGGGCACGGGCGATGGGCTACTGTGTATCGGGAAATCCCGCTTCATTGCTGCAGACGTTCGGCGGTCCGGCGTTCTTCGGATGGCTGTCGCCCAAGGTCGATCAGCAGGTGGGGGGCATCGCCATGAAGTTCATTCAGGAATTTATTTTTGCCTCGATGCTTGCTTATGTGTTCTATCATTGGTATAAAAAAGAGAACGGGCAAGACGATGCGGAGGTTTCCGCGCCATCCGCCGAACCGGGGGATGGCTATTTGAAATACAAGGAAGGCTGA
- a CDS encoding methyl-accepting chemotaxis protein, whose amino-acid sequence MKWFYNLKTSVKLISSFLVVAVILAFVGLYGLNNLGSINDSLDDMYTNNLVPVSSLQSSQNSFTSMRGIARDLYIKETPAERQQRVEDYETEKQNVLDSIAAFRKTKLSEDSIQAIAPFEAAWNEYLNTYESLISASLAQRDDELLDTLRSTTLANEADALKQIINNLISINIKEADQAKQDGASLYNSSRTITLAVVVAAVMLCILLGYMISRIISKPLAKVVQILSKVADGDLRSQTEIDTKDEIGMLAFKVNEMVSNLRRTVGSILTHSQSLSAAAEEISASTQEIASGSTSTANDAGTISELFKELSSAIHSVAQNTEQASVISDETVLIAEDGNSIIQESMESMQSVSGQMARLEEDSQKVGDIIDVIEDIADQTNLLALNAAIEAARAGEQGRGFAVVADEVRKLAERSGEATKQITGIIKGMQANTRYSVSAVQESAELSQKTGVSFHKIVTMVNNAGQKISEIAAASEEQAAQSTNVLAAVENISATTQQSAASSEESASSAQSLASLAEELQSTVSSFRL is encoded by the coding sequence ATGAAATGGTTTTATAATTTAAAAACAAGCGTGAAGTTAATCTCATCCTTTTTGGTGGTTGCTGTCATTTTGGCCTTCGTGGGTCTTTATGGTCTGAACAATCTGGGTTCAATCAATGACAGTCTTGATGATATGTATACGAACAATCTGGTGCCCGTCTCCTCTCTTCAAAGCTCCCAGAACAGCTTCACCAGTATGCGCGGCATCGCCCGGGATCTGTATATTAAAGAAACGCCTGCGGAACGGCAGCAGCGCGTGGAAGACTATGAAACTGAAAAGCAGAATGTGCTGGATAGCATCGCAGCCTTCCGCAAAACAAAGCTCAGCGAAGACTCCATCCAGGCGATCGCTCCATTCGAAGCTGCCTGGAACGAATATTTGAATACTTATGAATCCCTGATCAGCGCATCCCTTGCCCAGCGGGACGACGAACTGCTGGACACGCTCCGCAGCACCACTCTGGCCAATGAAGCGGATGCCCTAAAGCAAATCATCAACAATCTGATCAGCATCAATATCAAAGAAGCGGATCAGGCCAAACAGGATGGAGCATCCCTGTACAACTCCTCGCGGACTATTACGCTTGCTGTCGTTGTAGCTGCCGTGATGCTGTGCATCCTGCTCGGCTATATGATCTCCCGAATCATCTCGAAGCCGCTGGCTAAGGTAGTCCAGATCCTCTCCAAGGTAGCTGATGGCGACTTACGTAGCCAGACGGAGATCGACACCAAAGATGAAATCGGCATGCTGGCGTTTAAGGTCAATGAGATGGTCAGCAATCTTCGCCGGACTGTCGGGTCCATCCTTACGCATTCCCAAAGCCTGTCCGCCGCCGCAGAAGAGATTTCCGCCAGTACACAGGAGATAGCCAGCGGCAGCACAAGCACTGCGAATGATGCCGGGACGATCAGCGAATTATTTAAAGAGCTCTCCAGCGCCATCCACTCCGTAGCGCAGAACACCGAACAGGCCTCGGTCATCTCGGATGAAACTGTGCTGATTGCCGAAGATGGCAACAGCATCATTCAGGAATCTATGGAGAGCATGCAGTCTGTCAGCGGGCAGATGGCCCGGCTGGAGGAGGACTCCCAAAAGGTCGGGGACATTATCGATGTCATCGAGGATATCGCTGATCAGACAAATCTGCTCGCGCTTAACGCAGCTATTGAAGCCGCAAGGGCCGGAGAGCAGGGACGCGGCTTCGCCGTGGTTGCCGATGAGGTGCGGAAGCTTGCCGAACGCAGCGGCGAGGCCACCAAGCAGATTACAGGCATCATCAAGGGCATGCAGGCGAACACACGCTACAGTGTAAGCGCCGTACAGGAAAGTGCCGAATTGTCGCAGAAAACCGGCGTCTCTTTTCATAAGATCGTCACGATGGTGAATAACGCCGGCCAGAAAATTTCCGAGATCGCTGCTGCCAGTGAAGAGCAAGCGGCACAGTCGACCAATGTGCTGGCCGCTGTCGAGAATATTTCTGCCACCACCCAACAGTCTGCCGCAAGCAGCGAGGAGTCTGCATCTTCCGCCCAATCTCTGGCCAGCCTGGCCGAGGAGCTGCAGAGCACCGTCTCCTCCTTCCGCCTGTAG